AGGGAGCTGGCTCTGTCCTGGCCCTGGTCAGGTTATCTGGCGCCCACCTGTATATACAGGTCCTCGGGAATAAGACTGACCCGGCAACGGCGGTCCCGTCACACAACTTCCCTCAGCGGCGATTTCAGCCGGCGCGCAGCGCGGATTCACGCTGCAACAGGGCCAAAACCTCCAGTTTCAGAATATTCAGAACGTTTCGGGCCGCGCTTCACGCGCCATAAAGTCAAGGATCGCATTCACAAAGCGGGTTTCCTTGCCGTCGGGAAAGAACGACGCCGCGATATCAAGGTATTCGGCGATCACCACTTTCGGCGGGATGCCCTTGTCGCGAAACTCGGCCCCTGCCGCGCGAAACAGCGCACGCAAGGTCGGATCAAGCCGTGCGATCGGCCATTTCTGCACCAGCGCGCGGTCTGTCGACTGGTCGATGGCCGCCTGATGGGCCACCACGCCCTCCAGCACCCGCGTGAAATGCGCTTCGTCGCCTTCGAGCATTTCCTGCCCGTCCAGAAGCTCTCCGAAACGGTGGTTCAGGAATTCGATGCGCACGCGGTCCACCGACAGGTCCGAATGTTCCATCTGGAACAGTGCCTGCACCGCGAAAAAGCGCGCGGCGTGGCGCATCTTTCGCTTCATGTTGCCGGTCATGTTGTCGCTTCGCGGAGGCGTGGTCATCGGGAGGGTCCAGTACTGGGATCAGGCAATGATGGTATCCGTGCCACCCGGTTTGAAACCAATGCCTTTGCTCGTGCCCGCCCACTTACGGGCCAGTGCAATGAGATGCAAGGCCGCCATTGCGGCACCGCCCCCCTTGTTCTGCCCGTCGGGGTCTGCACGTACCTCGGCCTGCTGCTTGTTCTCGACGGTGAGGATCCCGTTCCCGATGCACAGCCCCGACAGGCCCAGCATCTGGAGCGCGCGGCTGCTGTCGTTGCAGACGGTCTCGTAATGCGTGGTTTCGCCGCGGATCACGCAGCCGAGCGCCACGTAGCCGTCGAAATTGCTGCCACGGTCGGAGATGCCGATGGCCGTGGGAATCTCGAGCGCGCCGGGCATCTCGACGACCTCATAGGTCGCGCCGACGCTTTCCAGCGC
Above is a genomic segment from Sulfitobacter sp. HNIBRBA3233 containing:
- a CDS encoding 6,7-dimethyl-8-ribityllumazine synthase — its product is MAASEEHTVLPAPEFDAPVKVLIVVSPYYSDIAADLVKGAKAALESVGATYEVVEMPGALEIPTAIGISDRGSNFDGYVALGCVIRGETTHYETVCNDSSRALQMLGLSGLCIGNGILTVENKQQAEVRADPDGQNKGGGAAMAALHLIALARKWAGTSKGIGFKPGGTDTIIA
- the nusB gene encoding transcription antitermination factor NusB, with product MTTPPRSDNMTGNMKRKMRHAARFFAVQALFQMEHSDLSVDRVRIEFLNHRFGELLDGQEMLEGDEAHFTRVLEGVVAHQAAIDQSTDRALVQKWPIARLDPTLRALFRAAGAEFRDKGIPPKVVIAEYLDIAASFFPDGKETRFVNAILDFMAREARPETF